A DNA window from Porites lutea chromosome 6, jaPorLute2.1, whole genome shotgun sequence contains the following coding sequences:
- the LOC140941785 gene encoding adenosine receptor A3-like yields MDSEDSRAKQLEDMLNELKSRSKEKVILETGVFRLILLFLFVGNVLTLLVMILNPRMRTIPNMFVTSLVVSDLSFGVFMVCPLGVPVSVLSQWPFNHTTCQYQGYITIALSVASIHTMALMAVNRYFRIVKPSKYRRHFTKKKAMVMILVSWLYSILVPFPYVLSGHKMIFHPGKFICFLNIDTTALISFETVLVGIPSCIIFYFYFRIFKTVRSHNNNLHLSGSGINAVNVEEVKVARTLFVIVVFFNLCWTPVLVIDLVDIISGMWTFPREAYVAYSVLATLSAALNPFIYGVLNRNFRREFLKLLRCRYCRPQAVVEPSLVGGTAPRAVQPLPDERMAYRIDLKSDLCFESHRNISTLSHQPSD; encoded by the coding sequence ATGGATTCCGAGGATTCCAGAGCGAAGCAATTGGAAGACATGTTAAATGAACTTAAGTCAAGAAGCAAGGAAAAAGTCATTCTGGAAACAGGAGTTTTCAGgcttattttgttgtttttgtttgttggaAACGTGTTAACACTCCTGGTTATGATACTAAACCCTCGGATGCGAACAATTCCGAACATGTTCGTAACATCACTCGTTGTTTCGGACTTATCGTTCGGTGTTTTCATGGTATGTCCCTTGGGTGTTCCTGTATCAGTGTTATCTCAATGGCCTTTTAATCACACAACCTGTCAATATCAAGGCTACATAACTATCGCCTTGAGTGTTGCATCGATTCACACAATGGCCTTAATGGCGGtgaacagatattttagaaTCGTCAAACCATCGAAATACCGCCGCCACTTCACCAAAAAGAAAGCCATGGTCATGATCCTTGTGTCTTGGCTCTATTCCATATTAGTTCCGTTTCCCTACGTCCTCAGTGGGCACAAAATGATTTTTCACCCGGGCAAGTTCATCTGCTTTCTCAACATTGACACCACTGCACTGATCTCCTTCGAGACAGTTTTGGTTGGAATTCCATCTTGTATTATCTTTTACTTCTACTTTAGAATCTTCAAGACAGTTCGCAGTCACAACAATAACCTTCATCTCTCCGGTAGTGGAATTAACGCTGTAAACGTGGAGGAAGTCAAGGTGGCGCGCACGTTATTTGTGATAGTGGTGTTTTTTAATTTGTGTTGGACACCAGTTTTGGTGATCGACCTTGTGGACATAATAAGCGGGATGTGGACCTTTCCTCGTGAGGCTTACGTAGCATACAGCGTTTTGGCAACTTTAAGTGCTGCTTTGAATCCTTTTATTTACGGCGTGCTAAACAGGAATTTTCGCAGGGAATTTCTGAAGTTGCTACGCTGTAGGTACTGCCGTCCACAAGCTGTTGTAGAACCATCGTTGGTAGGAGGAACAGCCCCACGGGCTGTGCAGCCATTGCCAGATGAACGTATGGCATATCGAATTGACTTAAAATCCGATTTGTGTTTCGAGTCGCACAGAAATATTTCAACGTTATCACATCAACCGAGTGATTGA
- the LOC140941264 gene encoding probable polyglutamine synthesis accessory protein MT0602, which produces MGSSKSKFQLSNADVYRNAGRVVTPKCMKMAATITLFMVGDVMLGRGIDMILEHSNNPILYESNGLDARDYVTIATTQTGPIPDRRERQVDYVWGDAIQILKEKKPDLRIINLETSVTTSATPWPMKGIHYRMHPKNVNVIQSADIDCCVLANNHVADWGFPGLIETLDTLHDAGIKFTGAGRNSTEAKAPAIFQLTSGTRVLVFSSGHFSSGVPDSWEAKPDREGVNILEIYQAGKAAALLKEQVEQYKEEGDVVVLSVHWGGNWGWNVDSSFVKFAHKAIDEAGVHVIHGHSSHHVKGIEVYNGKLIIYGCGDFLNDYEGITGHEGYRDDLALMYFADINPATGLLVGLRMVPTQIMHLRVNRAKEEGIKWLMKTMSKECRKFGCDVERVDGELHLVF; this is translated from the exons ATGGGCTCCTCAAAGTCAAAGTTTCAGTTGTCTAATGCTGATGTTTACCGAAACGCTGGCCGAGTTGTTACTCCAAAGTGCATG AAAATGGCTGCAACTATCACATTGTTCATGGTTGGTGACGTGATGTTAGGACGAGGGATTGACATGATCTTGGAACACTCCAATAATCCCATTCTGTATGAGAGTAATGGCCTTGATGCAAGAGACTATGTAACTATTGCTACAACTCAAACTGGACCTATACCCGACAGAAGGGAACGACAAGTGGATTATGTCTGGGGAGATGCAATTCAAAtactgaaagaaaagaaaccggATCTAAGAATAATTAACTTAGAAACTTCAGTTACAACAAGTGCTACACCTTGGCCTATGAAAGGAATCCATTACCGCATGCACCCCAAGAATGTGAATGTTATTCAGTCAGCTGATATTGACTGCTGTGTCCTGGCTAATAATCATGTTGCAGACTGGGGATTTCCTGGTCTTATTGAGACCCTGGATACCCTCCATGATGCAGGGATTAAATTCACAGGAGCAGGACGCAATTCTACTGAGGCAAAGGCACCAGCCATTTTTCAGCTGACCAGTGGTACAAGGGTGTTGGTTTTTTCATCTGGTCATTTCTCAAGTGGAGTTCCTGATTCATGGGAAGCCAAACCTGACAGAGAAGGTGTTAACATTCTTGAGATCTACCAAGCTGGGAAAGCAGCAGCCTTGCTGAAGGAACAAGTTGAACAGTATAAAGAGGAAGGTGATGTCGTTGTCTTATCTGTTCACTGGGGTGGAAACTGGGGCTGGAATGTTGATTCTTCTTTTGTCAAGTTTGCACACAAGGCCATTGATGAGGCTGGAGTTCATGTCATTCACGGGCATTCATCTCATCATGTCAAAGGCATAGAAGTGTACAATGGAAAGCTTATTATTTACGGTTGTGGTGACTTTTTAAATGACTACGAAGGAATCACAGGTCATGAGGGTTATCGCGATGATCTTGCTCTGATGTATTTTGCAGATATAAATCCTGCAACCGGCCTTTTGGTTGGGTTGAGAATGGTGCCAACACAGATCATGCACTTACGAGTTAACAGAGCCAAGGAGGAGGGAATCAAATGGCTTATGAAGACAATGTCAAAAGAGTGCAGGAAGTTTGGCTGTGATGTAGAAAGAGTTGATGGTGAACTTCATTTGGTGTTTTGA
- the LOC140941265 gene encoding N-alpha-acetyltransferase 60-like translates to MTIKLGLINDVQVRFLCPADLEEVKRLCREWFPIEYPDVWYDEITSSSRFFSLAATLNKSIIGLLVAEVKTKSLCNKEDSGILSFTFSDDTLVAYILSIGVVKVYRRHGIGSLLLDSLLSYLTTPERQNCKAVYLHVLTTNSAAMQFYERKHFSQFRYLPLYYAINGTHKDGFSYVLYINGGEPPWTLADALKFIGGKLSQLRPCKLPLYLMSWCYHWLLWVTPIQAMRDSCVRTM, encoded by the exons ATGACAATCAAACTGGGGCTCATAAATGACGTCCAGGTGCGGTTTTTATGCCCAGCCGATTTGGAGGAGGTCAAACGGCTCTGTCGTGAATGGTTTCCAATCGA ATACCCTGATGTCTGGTATGATGAGATAACATCAAGTTCCCGGTTTTTTTCCCTAGCAGCTACTCTAAACAAGAGCATCATTGGTCTTCTTGTAGCAGAAGTCAAAACAAAGTCTCTCTGTAATAAAGAG GACAGTGGCATTCTTTCCTTCACATTTAGTGATGACACCCTTGTGGCATATATTTTAAGTATTGGTGTGGTTAAAGTTTATAGAAGACATGGAATAG gGTCTCTACTTTTAGACAGTTTACTCTCTTATCTCACCACACCAGAGAGACAAAACTGTAAAGCTGTGTATCTTCATGTTTTAACCACAAACTCAGCTGCAATGCAGTTCtatgaaagaaaacatttcagcCAGTTCCGCTACCTTCCCTTGTATTATGCCATCAATGGAACCCACAAGGATGGCTTCTCCTATGTTCTCTACATTAATGGTGGAGAGCCACCATGGACACTTG CTGATGCATTGAAGTTTATTGGAGGAAAATTGTCCCAGCTGCGACCGTGCAAGCTACCATTATATTTGATGAGTTGGTGCTATCACTGGTTACTGTGGGTCACTCCTATCCAGGCAATGAGAGACTCGTGTGTCCGTACAATGTAG
- the LOC140941929 gene encoding forkhead box protein F2-like: MNRVEQTGQREYCSTSLFISQDDERGQCNNQNQKKKQRKRRNSSPFSYIEIIAYAILSSPQKRATLSEIYSFIQNNYPNFTEHRLRWKNTVRHNLSLHECFQRGGIAVGNAGCYWHIHPSFVLAFSRGDFSRRKSVHSNNAILGLNGWSSLVENHIDIQRPCLQCYIHKSNQEPSWSNPSFSVTAPMEPLQYHYGSLTPSTAFHSLPSYIGLTGGTNVLRSVDL, translated from the coding sequence ATGAACAGGGTAGAACAGACTGGGCAGAGGGAATACTGCAGCACAAGTCTTTTCATATCACAGGATGACGAGAGAGGGCAGTGTAACAATCAAAACCAGAAAAAGAAGCAGAGAAAAAGGCGAAATTCGTCTCCGTTCTCTTACATAGAAATAATTGCTTATGCCATCCTTAGCTCACCCCAAAAGCGCGCCACGTTGTCTGAGATATACAGTTTCATCCAGAACAACTATCCTAACTTCACTGAGCATAGATTACGCTGGAAGAACACTGTTCGCCACAATTTGTCTCTTCATGAATGCTTTCAGCGAGGAGGGATCGCAGTGGGGAACGCTGGCTGTTACTGGCACATTCACCCCAGTTTTGTGCTAGCATTTAGCCGCGGAGATTTTTCAAGGCGTAAATCGGTGCACAGCAACAATGCAATTTTGGGTCTGAATGGATGGAGCAGTTTAGTTGAGAACCACATCGATATACAGCGCCCCTGCTTGCAGTGCTACATTCATAAGTCAAACCAAGAGCCGTCTTGGTCAAACCCATCGTTTTCAGTAACCGCACCGATGGAACCTCTACAGTATCACTATGGGAGCTTAACTCCATCGACTGCGTTTCACTCATTGCCTTCCTACATTGGCCTCACTGGCGGAACAAATGTGTTACGCAGTGTGGACCTTTAG